A part of Streptantibioticus cattleyicolor NRRL 8057 = DSM 46488 genomic DNA contains:
- a CDS encoding TetR/AcrR family transcriptional regulator yields MNRAHSTPPEKEPGPKRRAARAPRADALRNRDRLIAVARAAFASADDTVPLETIAREAGVGIGTLYRHFPTREALVEAVYAAELDDVTDAVPALLRELAPDAALRAWMDRYAAFIATKRGMLDTLRAGWASGRIATPSTRERVTAAIAELLAAGAEAGSLRSDVEPDDVTAMLVGVLLSTAEADPPERTGRLLDLVMAALRPTGVPADEA; encoded by the coding sequence TTGAACCGCGCCCACTCCACACCACCGGAAAAGGAACCCGGACCGAAGCGGCGAGCCGCCCGCGCGCCCCGCGCCGACGCGCTGCGCAACCGCGACCGGCTGATCGCCGTGGCCCGGGCCGCGTTCGCGTCCGCCGACGACACCGTCCCGCTGGAGACCATCGCCCGCGAGGCTGGCGTGGGGATCGGCACCCTCTACCGCCACTTCCCGACCCGGGAGGCGCTGGTGGAGGCGGTGTACGCCGCCGAGCTCGACGACGTCACCGACGCCGTCCCGGCTCTGCTGCGGGAGCTGGCGCCGGACGCGGCGCTGCGGGCGTGGATGGACCGCTACGCCGCGTTCATCGCGACGAAGCGCGGGATGCTCGACACGCTCCGGGCCGGCTGGGCGTCCGGGCGCATCGCCACCCCGTCCACCCGGGAACGCGTCACCGCCGCCATCGCAGAACTCCTCGCCGCCGGGGCCGAAGCGGGGTCGCTCCGCTCCGACGTCGAGCCGGACGACGTCACCGCGATGCTCGTGGGCGTGCTGCTCTCCACGGCGGAGGCCGACCCCCCGGAACGCACCGGGCGCCTGCTCGACCTCGTCATGGCCGCGCTGCGTCCGACCGGCGTTCCCGCCGACGAGGCGTAG
- a CDS encoding TetR/AcrR family transcriptional regulator: MGRRERKKAATRRALADAALELFLERGYDAVGVRDVAEAADVSVTTLFKHFPDGKEALVFDEDADREAALTAAVRDRPAGHSVPQALRRMLRGERARQVRDDPRFPDFLRLIETTPALREYARRMWLRHENALASAIAEDAGLPAGDPGCQALAHFALEAVALVHGRADSEAALDRIFDLLDHGWSGGGAAGERA; the protein is encoded by the coding sequence ATGGGGCGCCGTGAGCGCAAGAAGGCCGCCACTCGCCGCGCCCTGGCGGACGCGGCGCTGGAGCTGTTCCTGGAACGCGGGTACGACGCGGTGGGCGTGCGGGACGTCGCCGAGGCCGCCGACGTCTCCGTGACCACGCTGTTCAAGCACTTCCCGGACGGCAAGGAAGCGCTCGTCTTCGACGAGGACGCCGACCGCGAGGCCGCGTTGACCGCCGCCGTCCGCGACCGTCCCGCCGGCCACAGTGTCCCCCAGGCGCTGCGCCGGATGCTCCGCGGCGAACGCGCCCGCCAGGTGCGCGACGACCCCCGCTTCCCCGACTTCCTCCGCCTGATCGAGACCACCCCGGCGCTGCGCGAGTACGCCCGCCGGATGTGGCTGCGGCACGAGAACGCCCTGGCCTCGGCGATCGCCGAGGACGCCGGACTGCCCGCCGGCGACCCCGGCTGCCAGGCGCTGGCCCACTTCGCCCTGGAGGCCGTCGCCCTCGTCCACGGCCGCGCCGACTCCGAGGCCGCCCTCGACCGGATCTTCGACCTCCTCGACCACGGCTGGAGTGGCGGCGGTGCGGCGGGCGAGCGGGCGTAA